A genome region from Thermodesulfobacteriota bacterium includes the following:
- a CDS encoding SPOR domain-containing protein: MASRRNKKGGGSFISTILKILIGFVLGVYLSPKVADLLPQEMLSRFGIKKTQSTSIEKRSPVKETKRTVAPSNLYSLEVAVFSDMQSAAGLVDTLNTRGYFPDIQTVKGREGVIYKVRIGSWTSKEEAMSYARTFETKEEMKVTVVEAK, translated from the coding sequence ATGGCATCACGTAGAAATAAAAAAGGAGGCGGGTCATTTATCTCCACTATTCTAAAGATTTTGATCGGTTTTGTTTTGGGAGTTTATCTTAGCCCCAAGGTGGCAGACCTGCTTCCTCAGGAGATGCTCTCACGATTTGGCATTAAAAAAACGCAGTCAACTTCTATCGAGAAAAGAAGCCCAGTAAAAGAAACAAAGAGAACCGTAGCCCCCAGTAATCTCTATTCTTTGGAGGTCGCAGTTTTTAGTGATATGCAAAGTGCGGCCGGTCTAGTGGATACGCTGAATACACGGGGTTATTTCCCCGATATACAAACGGTCAAAGGGAGAGAGGGAGTAATATACAAGGTGAGGATAGGGTCGTGGACGTCCAAGGAAGAGGCGATGAGCTACGCCAGGACTTTCGAGACAAAAGAGGAAATGAAGGTTACGGTGGTGGAGGCTAAATGA